Proteins found in one Nitratiruptor sp. SB155-2 genomic segment:
- the nosZ gene encoding Sec-dependent nitrous-oxide reductase, with amino-acid sequence MKRLISLVAAAGLVSTVSLAQGELEKIMKERGLTQDDILAAAKTYTPSGGRDKYIVFSSGGQSGQIMVYGVPSMRILKFIGVFTPEPWQGWGYDDDTKKVLKEGWRNGKKITWGDTHHPALSETNGVYDGKWLVINDKANPRLAVIDLKDFVTKQIVVNPVFKSDHGGAFFTPNSEYILEACQYAAPFDNNYHPMEEYVDVYRGGVTVWKFDHENGRIIPDQSFTIEMPPYMQDLSDAGKELSYGWGFTNSFNSEMYTGGIEKGLPPFEAGCSRNDTDYLHVYNWRKLAELAKDPKNVKIINGHKVIPIEVAVKNDCLFLIPEPKSPHGVDVSPDGRYIVVCGKLDTHATVYDFKKIMEAVKNHDFAGKDPYGIPIIDMKKAMHCQAELGLGPLHNQYGPKWKTEGEIYTSLYVDSQVVKWDYLNCEIKDRVNVNYNIGHLCGMEGKTEDPQGEYIIALNKLAIDRFNPIGPLHPQNHQLIDVSGKKMKLLYDMPVPLGEPHQAVAIRASKLHPEVRYPMGTNPFTGKIHRGKTLAGQEKIVRKGNHVYVYGTLVRSHINPEHVTVNKGDIVTFYLTNLERAEDETHGFTVDWYNVHASLEPGKTVAVTFKADQEGVFPYYCTEFCSALHLEMMGYLLVKDPNKVYKSVRKIKLKKMSKEELMKEYKKTVALNEATKKVIQSVVKFLKENHYEKYPVVKQLVEDALDQFNKVPAEEKKAEEALKKGDIETAINFQYQAWQYLVKAADVGIRAKDLLVKKLATPMSEAAKRGEIAFAEGGCNGCHVIGKVSSGPDLVGVLQRHENGEKWVAEFIKNPSKFYNDPYVKTLIDYFNLRMPNQHMSDQQIKDIIEYLKWIDQNAHLF; translated from the coding sequence ATGAAAAGGCTGATAAGCCTTGTGGCGGCGGCGGGACTGGTTTCTACTGTTTCACTTGCGCAAGGTGAGCTAGAAAAGATTATGAAAGAGCGGGGGTTGACGCAAGATGATATCCTCGCGGCGGCAAAAACCTATACACCATCAGGTGGAAGAGATAAATATATCGTATTCAGCTCCGGCGGACAATCTGGGCAGATTATGGTGTATGGTGTACCTTCCATGCGGATTTTAAAGTTTATCGGTGTTTTTACTCCTGAGCCTTGGCAAGGTTGGGGATATGATGATGACACGAAGAAGGTCTTGAAAGAGGGTTGGCGTAACGGTAAAAAGATTACCTGGGGAGATACGCACCACCCGGCACTCTCTGAAACAAACGGTGTATACGATGGAAAGTGGCTTGTTATTAACGATAAAGCGAATCCAAGACTCGCAGTCATCGACTTAAAAGATTTCGTGACAAAGCAGATTGTTGTCAATCCGGTTTTTAAGTCCGATCATGGTGGAGCATTTTTTACGCCAAACAGTGAATATATTTTAGAAGCGTGTCAATATGCAGCTCCTTTTGACAACAACTATCATCCTATGGAAGAGTATGTAGATGTGTACCGTGGTGGTGTAACGGTTTGGAAGTTCGATCATGAAAATGGACGTATTATTCCAGATCAGTCGTTCACTATCGAGATGCCGCCTTATATGCAGGATTTGAGCGATGCGGGTAAAGAGTTGAGCTATGGATGGGGCTTTACCAACTCTTTTAACTCTGAAATGTATACTGGTGGAATCGAAAAAGGGCTTCCTCCATTTGAAGCTGGTTGTAGCCGAAACGATACGGACTACTTGCACGTATATAACTGGAGAAAACTAGCAGAACTTGCCAAAGATCCAAAAAATGTGAAAATCATCAATGGGCACAAAGTTATTCCGATCGAAGTAGCGGTGAAAAACGATTGTCTCTTCTTGATTCCTGAGCCAAAATCCCCACACGGTGTGGATGTAAGCCCGGATGGTCGCTACATCGTTGTGTGCGGTAAGCTCGATACCCATGCAACGGTATATGATTTCAAAAAGATCATGGAAGCGGTGAAAAATCACGATTTTGCAGGAAAAGACCCATATGGTATTCCGATTATCGACATGAAAAAAGCAATGCATTGTCAAGCTGAACTTGGTCTAGGACCACTGCATAACCAGTATGGTCCAAAATGGAAAACCGAAGGAGAAATCTATACCTCACTCTATGTTGACAGCCAGGTTGTCAAGTGGGATTATCTCAACTGTGAAATCAAAGATAGAGTCAATGTAAATTACAATATCGGTCACCTTTGTGGAATGGAAGGTAAAACGGAAGATCCACAAGGCGAATATATTATTGCTTTGAATAAACTTGCAATCGATAGATTCAATCCAATCGGACCACTTCATCCACAAAACCACCAGTTGATCGATGTAAGCGGTAAAAAAATGAAACTGCTTTATGACATGCCGGTACCTTTGGGTGAACCGCACCAAGCAGTAGCGATTCGGGCAAGCAAACTTCACCCAGAAGTTCGATACCCAATGGGGACGAATCCATTTACAGGAAAAATTCATAGAGGAAAAACGCTTGCTGGACAAGAAAAAATTGTTCGCAAAGGAAACCATGTCTATGTTTACGGCACTCTTGTTCGAAGCCACATCAATCCTGAGCACGTAACTGTCAACAAAGGCGACATCGTTACATTCTATCTCACAAACCTAGAGAGAGCAGAAGACGAAACACACGGATTCACAGTAGATTGGTACAATGTCCATGCATCACTTGAGCCTGGTAAAACGGTAGCGGTGACATTTAAAGCAGATCAAGAAGGGGTCTTCCCTTACTACTGTACAGAGTTCTGTTCTGCACTTCACCTAGAGATGATGGGATACTTGCTTGTAAAAGATCCGAATAAAGTCTACAAATCTGTACGAAAAATCAAACTCAAAAAAATGAGCAAAGAAGAGCTCATGAAAGAGTACAAAAAAACAGTCGCTCTCAACGAAGCAACCAAAAAAGTTATCCAAAGCGTTGTGAAATTCTTGAAAGAGAATCACTATGAAAAATATCCTGTTGTGAAACAGCTTGTAGAAGATGCACTCGATCAGTTCAACAAAGTGCCAGCTGAAGAGAAAAAAGCCGAAGAGGCACTCAAAAAAGGCGATATAGAAACGGCGATCAACTTCCAATACCAAGCATGGCAATATCTTGTAAAAGCTGCCGACGTTGGAATCCGTGCGAAAGATTTGTTAGTGAAAAAACTTGCAACTCCAATGAGCGAAGCTGCAAAACGAGGAGAGATAGCCTTTGCTGAAGGAGGTTGTAACGGATGTCACGTTATCGGTAAAGTAAGTTCCGGACCAGACCTTGTAGGGGTACTCCAACGTCACGAAAATGGTGAAAAATGGGTTGCAGAATTTATCAAAAACCCATCTAAGTTCTACAATGATCCGTATGTGAAAACATTGATTGACTACTTCAACCTCCGAATGCCGAATCAGCATATGAGCGATCAGCAAATCAAAGATATCATCGAATATCTCAAGTGGATCGATCAAAACGCTCATCTCTTCTAA
- a CDS encoding cytochrome D1 domain-containing protein, whose translation MKQIVLLLFLLTFLPASQLIHELEAKNFQKNGYDSYQKYCAVCHGKNREGVSAPPLLPQFIKRISDKRLHNIIKNSLPQTLMPKFSFLSNREIEAIIRYLRTPAKNITWSKENIVQSKTVFSSSKKNLGIKNIENVTLVVERGANRVWVMEDEKVLDKFTFKNVHGGLKYTLDGKNFYVPTRDGWIGHYSLENGRLEEKIRACVNLRNISLSRDAKYLFATCLLPERVVVFERKDLTPVKMYDVKGKISALYELYSKDEAIFTLRNSPKLYKVNTKTLQFTSYTLDKPIEDFFIDPFEEYIIGTTRHGKDLRVYDIHSLKEVFMAHIEGMPHLFSATYWYKDGKFYFATPHLRKPYITIWQMYEWKLVKKIDVGGDGFFVKTHPQSDYLWVDNGSDQLVLVDKEKYTIKKLVPREGKRYIHTEFSGDGKYAYLSIYEPDGNLLVWQTDTFKELKDYKANIPVGKYNFINKNRKFYPRLFGLSIFKEKCWGCHHQTAMAFGPPFAQIAKQRSDEEIMAQITDPANTYKFLGYTRNAMPAFHLSPKELRCIVDYIKSFKDK comes from the coding sequence ATGAAACAGATTGTATTGCTGCTTTTTTTGCTCACTTTTTTACCCGCTTCACAATTGATCCATGAGCTTGAGGCAAAAAACTTTCAAAAAAATGGGTACGATAGTTATCAAAAATATTGTGCTGTGTGTCACGGGAAAAACAGAGAAGGCGTTTCTGCACCACCCCTGTTGCCACAATTTATCAAGAGAATAAGCGATAAAAGACTTCATAACATCATTAAAAATTCTCTCCCACAGACTTTGATGCCAAAATTTTCTTTTTTGAGTAATCGAGAGATCGAAGCCATTATCCGCTATCTCAGAACACCTGCGAAAAACATCACCTGGTCAAAAGAGAATATCGTGCAAAGCAAAACGGTATTCTCCAGTTCTAAAAAAAATCTGGGTATCAAAAATATAGAAAATGTCACGTTGGTCGTAGAACGAGGAGCTAACAGGGTCTGGGTGATGGAAGATGAAAAAGTTTTAGATAAGTTTACTTTCAAAAATGTGCATGGCGGTCTCAAATATACTCTCGATGGAAAAAACTTTTATGTTCCTACACGAGATGGATGGATCGGCCATTACAGTTTGGAAAATGGAAGATTGGAAGAGAAAATCAGAGCATGTGTGAATCTAAGAAATATCTCTTTAAGCCGTGATGCAAAATATCTCTTTGCTACCTGTTTATTGCCGGAGCGGGTAGTGGTATTTGAAAGAAAAGATTTAACTCCTGTCAAAATGTATGATGTGAAGGGAAAAATAAGTGCTCTGTATGAGTTGTACAGCAAAGATGAAGCTATTTTTACACTTCGAAATAGCCCGAAGCTTTATAAAGTGAATACAAAAACGCTTCAATTTACTTCTTATACATTAGATAAGCCGATCGAAGACTTTTTCATCGATCCCTTTGAAGAGTACATCATCGGAACCACAAGGCATGGAAAAGATTTGAGAGTCTATGACATACATAGTCTTAAAGAAGTGTTTATGGCACATATCGAGGGTATGCCCCACCTTTTTAGCGCAACCTACTGGTATAAGGATGGAAAATTTTACTTTGCCACCCCACATCTAAGAAAGCCTTACATTACGATCTGGCAAATGTATGAGTGGAAACTTGTCAAAAAGATCGATGTTGGCGGAGACGGTTTTTTTGTCAAAACCCATCCACAAAGCGATTATCTTTGGGTCGATAACGGAAGCGATCAGTTAGTACTTGTGGATAAAGAGAAGTACACGATCAAAAAGCTTGTACCAAGAGAGGGGAAACGGTATATCCATACCGAGTTTAGTGGAGATGGAAAGTATGCCTATTTGAGTATCTACGAACCAGATGGCAACCTTCTTGTATGGCAGACAGATACTTTTAAAGAGCTCAAGGACTACAAGGCAAACATTCCCGTCGGAAAGTACAACTTCATCAATAAAAACAGGAAGTTCTATCCAAGACTTTTTGGACTCTCCATATTTAAAGAGAAGTGCTGGGGATGTCATCATCAAACTGCCATGGCTTTTGGGCCGCCATTTGCCCAGATTGCGAAACAAAGAAGCGATGAAGAGATAATGGCGCAAATAACCGATCCAGCGAATACCTATAAATTTTTGGGATACACAAGAAATGCTATGCCAGCCTTTCATCTAAGCCCTAAAGAGCTTCGCTGTATTGTCGATTACATCAAAAGTTTTAAGGATAAGTAG
- a CDS encoding nitrous oxide reductase family maturation protein NosD: MKKMALVSLLGLMLHAGILQDAIHKAKPGSRLDLPKGVLKGPIVIDKPLMLVGHGTVIDGGGHGTVIAIRSSNVILKDLTIRNSGSEHEKIDAGISVKDASFVQIDHCKIIDCLFGIDLQNVKNSKIIGNYITSKPFPLGIRGDGIRLWYSNDNILQDNHLYKSRDFVVWYSHGNKIVHNRGEYGRYSLHFMYAGRNFVENNVFKHNSVGIFFMYSKDTIAKNNIIMSSLGTTGIGIGLKDASNFTLQNNTILYCAKGLYIDRSPFEPGQTNKIVGNEILYNSIGIHFHSLSTDNLITKNVFKGNMENVYDDSGQGRIHAVMNKWYENYWDDYQGFDQDGDGIGDVPYTLYYYADKLWLLNPNIRFFYGSPVISILNFLYKLAPFSEPIKLLTDPKPLMHEEGVS; this comes from the coding sequence ATGAAAAAGATGGCCCTAGTGTCTCTCCTTGGCTTGATGTTGCATGCTGGGATCTTGCAAGATGCTATTCATAAAGCAAAGCCAGGATCCAGGCTCGACTTGCCAAAAGGAGTGCTTAAAGGGCCGATAGTCATTGATAAACCGTTGATGCTTGTTGGACATGGAACGGTTATCGATGGGGGAGGACATGGAACTGTTATTGCGATTAGAAGTTCCAATGTTATCTTAAAAGATCTTACTATCCGAAATAGCGGTAGTGAGCATGAAAAGATAGACGCTGGAATCTCTGTGAAAGATGCTTCTTTTGTACAAATAGATCACTGTAAAATTATCGACTGTCTGTTCGGTATTGATTTACAAAATGTAAAAAATTCCAAAATCATAGGCAACTATATCACTTCAAAGCCGTTTCCTCTGGGAATACGGGGAGACGGTATTCGCCTTTGGTACAGCAACGATAACATTTTACAGGACAATCATCTGTATAAATCGAGAGATTTTGTGGTGTGGTATAGCCATGGCAATAAAATCGTCCATAATAGAGGCGAATATGGCAGATATAGCCTTCATTTTATGTATGCCGGCAGAAACTTTGTAGAAAACAATGTCTTTAAACACAATAGTGTCGGGATATTTTTTATGTATTCGAAAGACACTATTGCAAAAAATAATATTATCATGAGTTCACTTGGAACGACCGGAATTGGAATAGGCTTAAAAGATGCATCCAATTTTACCTTGCAAAACAATACCATCTTATATTGTGCAAAGGGTTTGTATATCGATCGGAGTCCTTTTGAGCCGGGACAGACCAACAAAATTGTCGGTAACGAAATACTGTATAACTCCATAGGAATTCATTTTCACTCCCTCAGTACAGACAATCTCATTACGAAGAATGTATTCAAGGGAAATATGGAAAATGTCTATGACGATTCGGGTCAAGGACGGATCCATGCAGTCATGAATAAATGGTATGAAAACTACTGGGACGATTATCAAGGTTTTGATCAAGATGGTGATGGGATAGGCGATGTACCGTATACACTTTATTATTATGCGGATAAGCTTTGGCTTCTCAATCCCAATATCAGATTTTTTTACGGATCACCGGTGATTAGCATTTTGAATTTTTTGTACAAACTGGCACCTTTTTCAGAGCCTATTAAACTACTCACAGATCCTAAACCGCTGATGCATGAAGAGGGGGTATCATGA
- a CDS encoding cytochrome D1 domain-containing protein, which translates to MKIIVAFLCIVLTVFAHEKVFVVERENSALAVIENHKLKNEIKNMHNFNHAVVKFIENDGYVITRDGYLIKFDPIHEKKIAEVQASKSAIGFTLAKDFIAVANYANKTVEIFDRDLHHLQTINTGSRNVGIKTYKDYLVFAAMDSDSIWVMKKVVRTYFDQYGTPRQKLFFQKVKIVQNAGEVPFDAMINKNLYVVGFFNSPFVGVLNLDTFEYKQVPLKLEKRTMVLKVPHFGFWSIMKDKFFIPAVGDNKVFVFDKDFHFIKAIEVEGNPVFTSLSPDRRFLAVTFSGKKFPIVQIVDTTDLQVIKRFDFGGMVLHVRWSKEEPLLYVSNNGLSKVIGMDTKKWKKSFEVAVPKPSGIFIFDMRQGNRLKEALQ; encoded by the coding sequence ATGAAAATAATTGTAGCTTTTTTATGTATAGTGTTAACGGTTTTTGCTCATGAGAAAGTTTTTGTAGTAGAGCGTGAAAACAGTGCATTGGCTGTTATCGAAAATCATAAGCTAAAAAATGAGATAAAAAATATGCACAATTTCAATCATGCTGTCGTGAAGTTCATCGAAAATGATGGCTATGTGATCACACGGGATGGGTATTTGATCAAGTTTGATCCAATTCATGAAAAAAAGATCGCCGAAGTTCAAGCGAGCAAAAGTGCTATCGGTTTTACCTTGGCAAAAGATTTCATCGCCGTAGCCAACTATGCAAACAAAACGGTAGAGATTTTTGACAGGGATTTGCATCATCTGCAGACCATCAATACGGGGTCGAGAAATGTTGGCATTAAAACCTATAAAGATTATCTTGTTTTTGCGGCAATGGATAGTGATAGTATCTGGGTGATGAAAAAGGTCGTACGAACTTATTTTGATCAGTATGGTACTCCTCGCCAAAAACTATTTTTTCAAAAGGTAAAAATCGTTCAGAATGCAGGAGAAGTTCCATTTGATGCAATGATCAATAAAAATCTTTACGTGGTCGGTTTTTTTAACTCACCCTTCGTTGGTGTTTTGAATCTTGATACCTTTGAATATAAGCAGGTTCCCTTGAAACTGGAAAAAAGAACGATGGTCCTCAAAGTGCCTCACTTTGGATTCTGGTCGATTATGAAAGATAAGTTTTTCATACCGGCAGTAGGAGACAATAAGGTCTTTGTCTTTGATAAAGATTTTCATTTTATAAAAGCGATAGAGGTAGAGGGAAATCCTGTTTTTACCTCACTGAGCCCTGATAGACGTTTTTTAGCCGTGACATTTAGCGGGAAAAAATTCCCGATTGTACAGATCGTTGATACGACGGATTTACAAGTCATCAAACGGTTCGATTTTGGAGGTATGGTGCTGCATGTTCGCTGGAGCAAGGAGGAGCCGCTCCTGTATGTTTCCAATAACGGTCTTAGCAAAGTAATCGGTATGGATACGAAAAAGTGGAAAAAATCTTTTGAAGTGGCCGTACCAAAACCGTCAGGAATTTTTATTTTTGATATGAGACAAGGAAATAGGCTAAAAGAGGCGCTACAATAA
- a CDS encoding 4Fe-4S dicluster domain-containing protein, whose protein sequence is MNDKKRREFVKQMVGLGVLGLAAAGTVWGGKELLEREESPLRPPGAMPEHQFLALCIKCGQCLQVCPYDSIMLEDVNGKAGLGTAYIDPDKRGCYLCKALPCILACPSGALDHSKADDVRKIHMGVAVIANESACLALHNKPVPESEKDLIYEHTKVLTPAERREKKIYDLPSPSEKRVLQTELLKKVEKYVGKQCTICADLCPYPEPSLAIGMVRKGSGFIPEIRDKCVGCGACVELCPTDVLKIVPRKTYEEVYGKKA, encoded by the coding sequence ATGAATGATAAGAAAAGAAGAGAATTTGTGAAGCAGATGGTTGGCCTTGGTGTTCTTGGCCTGGCTGCTGCTGGAACTGTATGGGGAGGAAAAGAGCTTTTAGAGCGTGAAGAGTCTCCTCTTCGTCCTCCAGGTGCGATGCCCGAGCATCAGTTTTTGGCCCTCTGTATAAAGTGCGGACAGTGTCTGCAAGTATGTCCCTACGATTCGATCATGCTCGAGGATGTAAATGGTAAAGCCGGACTTGGAACAGCTTATATCGATCCAGACAAAAGAGGGTGCTATCTATGTAAGGCACTACCATGTATATTGGCTTGTCCAAGTGGCGCGCTTGATCACTCCAAAGCAGACGATGTACGAAAAATACACATGGGAGTGGCTGTCATAGCAAACGAGAGTGCGTGTCTGGCGTTACACAATAAGCCAGTTCCCGAAAGCGAAAAAGATCTTATCTATGAACACACGAAAGTTTTGACTCCGGCTGAAAGACGAGAGAAAAAGATCTATGATCTGCCATCTCCAAGCGAAAAAAGAGTTTTACAGACAGAACTTTTGAAAAAAGTGGAGAAATATGTTGGGAAACAATGTACTATCTGTGCAGATCTATGTCCTTACCCTGAACCTTCTCTAGCGATTGGTATGGTACGAAAAGGGAGCGGATTCATTCCAGAAATTCGGGATAAATGTGTAGGATGTGGCGCGTGCGTAGAGCTGTGTCCTACCGATGTATTAAAAATAGTCCCACGAAAAACCTATGAAGAGGTTTACGGGAAAAAGGCATAA
- a CDS encoding radical SAM/SPASM domain-containing protein — MFRLSNLIKSSIEDLPQRRLNGAIAIWNFTNRCNLSCLHCYSKAGLEAQDHLTTQKIMQTIPQLKKGGVKFVIFSGGEPLTRKDIFDIAEAMREEGIATYLSTNGLYIHHSNVKRIIDTFSYIGISIDGTQTIHDRFRGLEGSYAMSLKAIDLIHEHGGRVGIRFTITKETIDALKHIFELAETIGIDKIYISHLVYSGRGLDNLKMDLTKEQRKEAVTYIIQKAFEYYETGKDIDIVTGNMEMDAVMLLNALEQKDAEAAKRLRKRLLAWGGNSAGRNLVNIDSEGNVKPDPFFPERIGNIFEKPFDAIWLDNENSLLQKLREFPRKICGKCENCEWIEICNGGSRPRAWAIHGDLWAEDPSCYVQ; from the coding sequence GTGTTTCGTCTTAGCAATTTGATCAAATCTTCCATCGAAGATCTGCCACAGCGCCGTTTGAATGGTGCCATAGCCATCTGGAATTTTACTAATAGGTGTAATCTTAGCTGCCTGCACTGCTATTCTAAAGCTGGACTTGAAGCCCAGGATCATCTAACTACCCAAAAGATCATGCAGACAATTCCCCAGCTTAAAAAGGGTGGGGTGAAATTTGTGATCTTTAGTGGTGGAGAGCCGCTGACGAGAAAAGATATTTTCGATATTGCTGAAGCTATGAGAGAAGAAGGAATTGCCACTTACCTCTCTACCAACGGCCTTTATATCCATCACTCCAATGTAAAGCGTATCATTGATACCTTCTCCTATATCGGCATCAGTATCGACGGGACACAAACTATTCATGACAGGTTCAGGGGACTAGAGGGAAGTTATGCAATGAGCCTCAAAGCGATCGATCTTATTCATGAGCATGGTGGAAGAGTTGGCATCCGCTTTACGATAACCAAAGAGACCATCGATGCGTTAAAGCATATATTTGAGTTGGCTGAAACAATAGGAATCGACAAGATCTACATCTCCCATCTTGTGTATAGTGGTAGAGGTCTGGATAATCTCAAAATGGATTTAACGAAAGAGCAAAGAAAAGAGGCGGTTACCTATATCATCCAAAAAGCCTTTGAATATTATGAGACCGGAAAAGATATCGACATTGTTACTGGCAATATGGAGATGGATGCAGTGATGCTTCTAAACGCTCTTGAACAAAAAGATGCTGAAGCTGCAAAGAGACTACGAAAAAGACTCCTTGCATGGGGTGGCAACAGTGCAGGAAGAAATCTAGTCAATATCGATAGCGAAGGCAATGTCAAGCCCGATCCCTTTTTTCCCGAAAGAATCGGCAATATTTTTGAAAAACCTTTTGATGCCATATGGTTAGATAATGAAAATTCACTTTTACAAAAACTTAGAGAGTTTCCAAGAAAAATATGTGGAAAATGTGAAAATTGTGAGTGGATAGAAATATGCAATGGAGGAAGCCGTCCCAGAGCATGGGCGATTCATGGCGATCTGTGGGCGGAAGATCCAAGCTGTTATGTACAATAG
- the cobA gene encoding uroporphyrinogen-III C-methyltransferase has protein sequence MGKVYLTGAGPGDVELLTLKAARVIKEADIIIYDRLANPEILKMAKNGCEFIYVGKEDGKHILPQDQINEVIYQSALRADVVVRLKGGDPFVFGRGGEEGAYLRERGIEFEVIPGITSSISVPAYAGIPVTHRGVSVSFRVVTGHEAPNKEASQIPWENFRTDDTIVFLMGLHNLQNIAQKLIEIGKPKDFPVAVISKGTTPEQQTVIGTLGNIYEKAKDLPTPALIVVGKVVELRDALNWFE, from the coding sequence ATGGGGAAGGTCTACTTGACTGGAGCAGGTCCCGGTGATGTGGAACTGTTAACGCTAAAAGCCGCAAGAGTTATCAAAGAAGCAGACATTATCATCTATGACAGATTGGCTAACCCCGAGATTTTGAAAATGGCAAAGAACGGGTGCGAATTTATCTATGTGGGAAAAGAGGATGGCAAGCATATTTTGCCCCAGGATCAGATCAATGAGGTGATCTACCAAAGTGCTTTACGGGCTGATGTAGTGGTTCGACTCAAAGGTGGCGATCCTTTCGTTTTTGGACGAGGGGGCGAAGAAGGCGCCTATCTTCGTGAGCGAGGAATCGAATTTGAAGTTATTCCAGGAATTACATCCTCTATCAGTGTTCCAGCCTACGCCGGCATTCCCGTAACACATAGAGGCGTGAGTGTAAGCTTTCGGGTTGTGACTGGCCATGAGGCGCCAAATAAAGAAGCGAGCCAGATTCCATGGGAAAATTTTAGAACGGACGATACCATCGTCTTTTTAATGGGGCTGCATAATCTTCAAAATATTGCACAAAAACTGATTGAAATAGGAAAACCGAAGGATTTTCCGGTAGCAGTGATCTCCAAAGGAACCACTCCAGAGCAGCAAACTGTAATTGGCACGTTGGGAAATATCTACGAAAAAGCGAAAGATCTTCCAACCCCCGCACTCATTGTAGTGGGAAAAGTAGTGGAACTTCGTGATGCATTGAACTGGTTTGAGTAA